The genomic DNA TCTACAACCGCTGAGTGTAGAGAGTTTGTTGTATACACTGGTGCTGTACAGCCTTCAACATAGTTAACAGAGGCACCTTCATCAGCAATAATGAGTGTACGCTCAAATTGTCCCATATTTTCTGAGTTAATACGGAAGTATGCTTGTAAAGGTGTATCTAATTGAATATTTTTAGGTACATAGATGAATGAACCACCTGACCAAACTGCTGAGTTTAAAGCAGCAAACTTATTGTCACCAGCAGGGATAACAGATGCGAAATACTCTTTAAACAAGTCTTCATTCTCTTTAAGTGCAGTATCTGTATCTTTGAAGATAATACCTTTTTCTTCTAATTCTTTCTCCATATTATGGTAAACAACTTCAGATTCATATTGTGCAGAAACACCTGCTAAATATTTTTGTTCTGCTTCTGGGATACCTAATTTATCAAACGTACGTTTAATTTCTTCTGGCACTTCATCCCAAGAACGCTCTGAACGTTCTGAAGGTTTGACATAATACGTAATGTCATCAAAGTCTAATTCTGATAAATCTCCACCCCATTGAGGCATCGGCATTTTATAGAATAACTTTAAAGCTTTCAAACGAAAGTCTAACATCCATTCAGGTTCATCTTTCATTCTTGAAATTTCGCGTACAATATTTTCTGTCAAACCACGCTCTGATCTAAAAATAGATACGTCTTCATCATGGAAGCCATATTTATAATCGCCTACATCAGGTGCTTTTTTAGCCATCAATCATCACTCCTATTTCTTAATTAATACATGAGTACCCTTTGACTACCCAATTCTCTATTTTGAAATACGTTTTCTCGTATACACCATTTAGTGTTAATCTTCACTTTTACCTTCTTTTTCAACTGTACCCTTTTCAAGTGCCTTCCATGCGAGTGTGGCACATTTAATTCGTGCTGGAAATTGAGAAACACCTTGTAACGCTTCGATATCTCCCATATCTTCAGTAATCTCATAATCTTCACCAAGCATCATTTTTGTGAACTCTTGGCTCATTTGCATTGCTTCTTTTAAACTATGCCCTTTAATCGCTTCAGTCATCATTGACGCACTCGACATTGAAATCGAACAACCTTCACCCTCGAATTTCGCATCTTTAATAATGCCATCGACGATATCAAATGTGAGACGAATACGGTCACCACATGTTGGGTTATTCATATCCACTGTCATCGTACCATCCTCGATTACACCTTTATTACGAGGATTTTTATAATGATCCATAATAACTGAACGATATAATTGGTCTAGGTTATTAAAATTCATATGAGAAAAACTCCTTCGTTTGTTTCAATCCTTCGACAAGTTGATCCACATCTTCTTTTGTATTATAGATATAAAAACTTGCCCGCGCTGTTGATGATACATTGAGCCATTTCATTAACGGCTGTGCACAATGATGGCCTGCACGAACTGCGACACCTTCCGTATCTAGAGCAGTTGCCACATCGTGAGGATGAACATCCTTGAGGTTGAAGGTGATAATACCAGCACGATTGTCTTTAGCTGGACCATAAATATCAATACCTTCGATTTGAGACATTTGTTCGTAAGCATATTGCGTCAATGCTTGCTCATGCGCATGAATAGCATCAAATCCAATAAACTCAATGTACTCAATCGCTGCTTGCAAACCAATCGCTTGTGCAATCAGAGGTGTTCCCGCTTCAAATTTTGTAGGTAAATCTGTCCATGTACTTTCATACAAACCAACAAAATCAATCATATCTCCACCGAACTCTGTCGGTTCCATTTCATTTAATAGTTCACGTTTACCATATAAAACGCCGATACCAGTAGGTCCAAGCATTTTGTGGCCACTAAAACTATAAAAATCAACGTTTAAATCTTGTACATCTACTTTCATATGCGGTACAGATTGTGCACCGTCAACTGAGATTATGGCACCATGTGCATGGGCTATTTCAGCAATTGCCTTAATATCATTAATTGTACCTAAGACATTTGAAACATGCGCAATGGCCACAATTTTAGTTTGATCGGTAATCGTTTCTTTAACCGCTTCAATGGATAATGTGCCATCTTCTGACATCGGTATGAATTTGAGGGTCGCCCCTTTACGGTGTGCAAGCTGTTGCCAAGGCACTAAATTCGCATGATGTTCCATTTGGGTTACAACGATTTCATCGCCTTGTTCCACATTTGCATCACCATAACTATGTGCAATCATGTTTATAGATGCTGTTGTTCCACGTGTGAAAATAATTTCTTCAAAGTGTTTCGCATGTATAAAACGACGTACCGTTTCGCGTGCACCTTCATAACCATCTGTTGCAAGTGAGCCTAATGTATGCACACCACGATGAACATTAGAATTGTATCGCTCGTAATAGTCACGTAATGTATCAATCACTTGCTTAGGCTTTTGACTTGTTGCTGTTGAATCCAAATATGCAAGACGTTTGCCATTGACTTTTTGGTCTAAAATGGGAAAGTCTTTGATAATTGCTTCTACATCTAATTTTGTATCGGCCACTACAATCACAGACCTTTCTAGAATTGTATTATTTGCCTATTTTTAATTCGATAACTTCTCGTAATTGACGTTGTACATCTTCAATTGGTAATTCACGTACTACTGGGTCTAAGAATCCGTGAATGACAAGACGTTCTGCTTCGCGTTGTGAAATACCACGACTCATTAAATAGTAAAGTTGCTCAGGATCAACACGTCCTACAGACGCCGCGTGTCCTGCTTCTACATCGTCTTCATCAATAAGAAGAATAGGGTTCGCATCCCCACGTGCATGCTCAGATAACATTAACACACGTGATTCTTGGTTAGCAGCAGAACCTGAGCCTCCATGTTTAATATGTCCAATGCCATTGAAAATGGATGAGGCACTTTCTTTCATTACACCATGTTTTAAGATGTAGCCATCTGTTTCTTTACCATATTGTACAATTCTTGATGTTAAGTTAATTGTTTGATCGCCACGTCCGACTACAACTGACTTCAATTCAGAAGTTGAACGGTCACCAATTAAATTTGTTGTATTGTCGATGATTTGATCGCCTTCATTCATTAAACCTAAAGACCACTTAATTGTTGCATCTGCTTCTGTCACACCACGACGGATAATATGTCCAGTGAAACCTTTATCTAAGAAGTCTACAGATCCATATGAAATGTTAGAATTGGCACCCGCGATAACTTCAGAAACAATATTTAATTGATTTCCTTCTCCACTTGTCGTTGATAGATAATTCTCAACGTAAGTCACTTCAGCACTCTCTTCAGTCACTAAAAGAACGTGATTAAAGAAGCTCGCATTTTCATCGTCATGAAGTACAACGTATTGAATTGGATGTTCAACAACGACATTTTTAGGAACGTATACAAAAATTCCGCCATTCATTAAAGCAGTGTGTAAAGCAGTTAAGCGGTGTTCATCTACCGTAACGGCATCTTTCATAAAATACTTTTGAACTAAATCACTATGATTGATTAACGCTTCGCTTATATGCTCAATAATCACACCATCTTGAAGTGCTTTATCATTAACTTTTGTATATGCAGATGTATTGTTATGTTGAATCACAAGGTTTTCTGTATTTTCAACGTTAATAATACGGTCAATTTCACTTGGTAATTCCTTTAAATCATGGAACACAGCACCTTGTGTTTCATGCTGTTTGAATGAATCGAAATCCCATTTATTTAATTTCGTTTTATCAGGTTTTGGCATTTCCAAAGATTCAGCTTGTTTAAACGCTTCTTTTCTTAACTCTGTCATCCAAGAAGGTTCGTTTTGAGATTGGGAATAATCAACAAGTTGTGCTTCAGAAATATTTAATGTTTCAGTAGTCATAATTATTTCCTCCTATGATGATTATTGATTTGAAATAGCTGTTTCGTATTCTTCTTTAACCCACTCGTAACCTTCTTCTTCAAGACGTTTCGCTAATTCAGAGCCACCAGATTTTACAACGATACCATTATACATAACGTGAACGTGATCCGGTGTAATGTAATTTAATAAACGTTGGTAGTGTGTAATAATTAACGCACCAAATTCATCGCCACGCATTTCGTTAATCCCTTTTGATACGACTTTCAAAGCGTCAATATCAAGACCTGAGTCAATCTCATCGAGAATAGCAAATTTAGGTTGTAACATCATTAATTGTAAAATCTCGTTACGTTTTTTCTCACCGCCTGAGAAGCCTTCGTTTAAGTAGCGTTGTGCCATATCTTTGTCCATGTCTAAGAAATCCATTTGTTTATCAAGTTGCTTAATAAATTGCATTAAGTTAATTTCGTTACCTTCTTCGCGTTGTGCATTCATAGCCGAACGCATGAAGTCTGCATTTGAAACACCTGTGATTTCTGATGGGTATTGCATTGCTAAGAATAGACCCGCTTTAGCGCGTTCATCTACGTCTAATTCTAAAATATTGACCCCATCTAATAATACTTCACCTTTCGTCACTTCATATGACGGATGCCCCATAATTGCTGATGATAAAGTAGATTTCCCAGTACCATTTGGCCCCATGATCGCGTGAATTTCCCCAGTATTGATCGTTAAATTGACACCTTTTAATATCTCTTTATCTTCAATAGACACATGTAAGTCTTTAATTTCTAATGTTGATGGCATTAATATTCCCTCCAAAATAATGTTAGATTCCATAGTTTAGTTTATAATAATTTTAATGTAACGTCAAAAAGTTTTCTTTGGTCTCTAATTGCTTATTATAACGGAAATGATGGGAATTATAAACCGTTTCGGGTTATATTACAAGACATCTTGAGAAAGCAAACCAGAATCTTTTTTAGAAAAGTTATTGATAATCACATCCCTCCTGTTCTCATTCGTCATTTTTGACATATATTATAGATGACATAGGATTGAAATCAGTTATAATGTGGTATGATGTAACGATAAACTAAGGAAAGGAATAGAATCATGTCGAAATTTAAGATTTCAAATATCCCTAGAGGTTTTGCGATGGGCATTAGTGATCTGATTCCCGGCGTCAGTGGCGGAACAATCGCATTACTCCTAGGCATTTACGATGATTTTATCGCTTCTGTAAGTGGTGTTTTTTCAAAGCATTTCAAAAAAAGTATCTTGTTTTTATTACCTATTATTATCGGAATGGCTTTGGCAATCGGCATTTTAAGTAGCGTTATCAATTATCTGTTAGCAACACACTTAATACCAACGATGTTTTTCTTTTTTGGATTAATTTTAGGGATTATTCCATTTTTATTACGTATTTCACACTACAAACAAACCTACAAAATCCAACATTGGATCATTATGGGAGTGGCTATTATAGCACTTGCATTGATGGCATATTTTAAAGGGGAGACTTCACATGCTGCACCTAGCCATATTGATTTGTCCCTGCCAATGCTCATTAAATATTTTATTGCTGGCGTATGTGCATCAAGTGCAATGTTATTACCAGGGATTTCTGGGTCATTTATATTATTATTATTCGGTGTATACAGTACTGTAACTTATTCCATTTCTGAAATTGTACGTTTCAATTTCGAAGCTTTACCTGTTATTTTAATGGTAGGTATGGGGATAGTTGTAGGGTTTCTAATCGCAAGTAAAGTGATTACGTATTTGTTAAAGCATTACACTTATCTCACTTATGCAGCCATACTCGGTTTAGTGATTGGTTCACTATTTTCAGTTTTTCCTGGTTTGCCTAATCAGGGCCTTACATGGTTAGCATCGATAATCACACTTATCTTAGGATTTATAATTAGTTTTATTTTAGGTCGCTTCACTAATGAGTCCTAAATCATATACAAAGGCGGGACAGAAATCGATTTGACTTCATTGCCCCGCCTTTTCATTGATTATTATAAAATTATTATTTATTTAAATAGGAAGAAACTCGGTACATTTTTGATTGATTCCACTTAGAAGCAACTTCATTTCCTCCCCATCAATAACAATCTTTAAACCTCTTATTAAAGAAGGAAAAGCCCGTTACTGAATCCATATTATCAATTACGAGATGAAATTCTCAGACTGTTCCCTTAATTATCAATGTTATTTTGCAGGAATCACTGCACCATCGTATTCTTTTTTAATGTAGTCTCTCACTTCAGCAGATTGTAAGGCTTTTAGAAACTCTTGATATTTCTTATCATTTTTATGGCCTTCTTTGACAGCTAAAATATTCGCAAATGGTGACGATTCATCCTCGACCGCAATAGAATCTTTAAGTGGTTTCAAACCATTGTCAATCGCATAGTTTGAATTCATAATAACCGCATCGCCTTCATTATTATTATACGTTTTAGGTAAAAACTCTGCCCCTTGTTGGTTATCAAATTTCAAATGCTTTTTATTTTCAACAATATCATCTAATTTTGCATCTTCAATTTTAACGCCGTCTTTGATTTTAATTAACCCAGCTTTTACGAAGAATGATAAGAAACGTCCTTCTTCTGCTGGATTATTAGAAATATAGATTTTCGCACCATCAGGTAAATCTTTTAAGCTTTTATGTTTTTTACTGTAGACGCCCATAGGTGTTGTTAAAACTTTGCCAACTTCTTCAATTTTGTAACCGTGTGATTTTTTCTCTTCTTTTAAGTAAGGAACGTGTTGAAATAAGTTAGCATCGACATCGCCTTTATCTAATAACTTGTTTGGGATTTTGTAGTCATTGACTTCGCGAATTTGAACATCATAACCTTTCTTTTTCATAATTTCGCCAGCTTTTTTAGCAATTTCACCGTGGGGTGTTGGTGTTGCTGCGACAACTATTTTTTTGTCATCTGCTTTGCTCGTTTTATCTTGTCCACAGCCCGTTAATACAAGTGCGAATACTGCAATAGATGTAAGTAATAACGTTAATTTTTTCATATGTATGCTCCTTTCAAATAACAACAGCTTGATTCTAAGTGCGAATAGGTATAAAAAATGCGTAGTACATTCACTTTCATACACTTATAGTCGATGATCGTTTGTACTACGCATTAAATTTAATTCAAATCATGGATACATATCTCGCTGACAAGTGTTCAAACATTTGAAACACGCTGTCACTAAGCTTTTTATTTCGCTGGTTCAACTGCACCATCGTATTTCTTTTTAATAAAGTCTTTAATATCTTTGGATTGTAATACTTCCATTAAAGCTTTAATTTTCTTGTCATCTTTATGACCTTCTTTAACAGCAATTAAGTTTGCATATGGGTTATTATTCCCTTTTTCAACTGCAATAGAATCTTTTTGTGGATTTAATTTTTGCTCGATTGCAAAGTTTGAATTGATGATTACCGCATCACCTTCACCATTTTGATATGTTTTTGGCAAGAATTCTGCAGATTGTTTACTGTTGAATTTAATGTCTTTCTTATTTTCAGTAATATCATCAAATGTTGCGTCTTGGATTTTTACACCCTTTTTAATCTTAATTAAACCTTCATCA from Staphylococcus schleiferi includes the following:
- the sufB gene encoding Fe-S cluster assembly protein SufB — encoded protein: MAKKAPDVGDYKYGFHDEDVSIFRSERGLTENIVREISRMKDEPEWMLDFRLKALKLFYKMPMPQWGGDLSELDFDDITYYVKPSERSERSWDEVPEEIKRTFDKLGIPEAEQKYLAGVSAQYESEVVYHNMEKELEEKGIIFKDTDTALKENEDLFKEYFASVIPAGDNKFAALNSAVWSGGSFIYVPKNIQLDTPLQAYFRINSENMGQFERTLIIADEGASVNYVEGCTAPVYTTNSLHSAVVEIIVHKDAHVRYTTIQNWANNVYNLVTKRTFVHENGNMEWVDGNLGSKLTMKYPACVLLGEGAKGSTLSIAFAGQGQVQDAGAKMIHKAPNTSSTIVSKSISKDGGKVVYRGIVHFGRKAKGARSNIECDTLILDNESTSDTIPYNEIFNDNISLEHEAKVSKVSEEQLFYLMSRGISEEEATEMIVMGFIEPFTKELPMEYAVEMNRLIKFEMEGSIG
- a CDS encoding DUF368 domain-containing protein, which translates into the protein MSKFKISNIPRGFAMGISDLIPGVSGGTIALLLGIYDDFIASVSGVFSKHFKKSILFLLPIIIGMALAIGILSSVINYLLATHLIPTMFFFFGLILGIIPFLLRISHYKQTYKIQHWIIMGVAIIALALMAYFKGETSHAAPSHIDLSLPMLIKYFIAGVCASSAMLLPGISGSFILLLFGVYSTVTYSISEIVRFNFEALPVILMVGMGIVVGFLIASKVITYLLKHYTYLTYAAILGLVIGSLFSVFPGLPNQGLTWLASIITLILGFIISFILGRFTNES
- the sufC gene encoding Fe-S cluster assembly ATPase SufC codes for the protein MPSTLEIKDLHVSIEDKEILKGVNLTINTGEIHAIMGPNGTGKSTLSSAIMGHPSYEVTKGEVLLDGVNILELDVDERAKAGLFLAMQYPSEITGVSNADFMRSAMNAQREEGNEINLMQFIKQLDKQMDFLDMDKDMAQRYLNEGFSGGEKKRNEILQLMMLQPKFAILDEIDSGLDIDALKVVSKGINEMRGDEFGALIITHYQRLLNYITPDHVHVMYNGIVVKSGGSELAKRLEEEGYEWVKEEYETAISNQ
- a CDS encoding cysteine desulfurase → MADTKLDVEAIIKDFPILDQKVNGKRLAYLDSTATSQKPKQVIDTLRDYYERYNSNVHRGVHTLGSLATDGYEGARETVRRFIHAKHFEEIIFTRGTTASINMIAHSYGDANVEQGDEIVVTQMEHHANLVPWQQLAHRKGATLKFIPMSEDGTLSIEAVKETITDQTKIVAIAHVSNVLGTINDIKAIAEIAHAHGAIISVDGAQSVPHMKVDVQDLNVDFYSFSGHKMLGPTGIGVLYGKRELLNEMEPTEFGGDMIDFVGLYESTWTDLPTKFEAGTPLIAQAIGLQAAIEYIEFIGFDAIHAHEQALTQYAYEQMSQIEGIDIYGPAKDNRAGIITFNLKDVHPHDVATALDTEGVAVRAGHHCAQPLMKWLNVSSTARASFYIYNTKEDVDQLVEGLKQTKEFFSYEF
- a CDS encoding MetQ/NlpA family ABC transporter substrate-binding protein — encoded protein: MKKLTLLLTSIAVFALVLTGCGQDKTSKADDKKIVVAATPTPHGEIAKKAGEIMKKKGYDVQIREVNDYKIPNKLLDKGDVDANLFQHVPYLKEEKKSHGYKIEEVGKVLTTPMGVYSKKHKSLKDLPDGAKIYISNNPAEEGRFLSFFVKAGLIKIKDGVKIEDAKLDDIVENKKHLKFDNQQGAEFLPKTYNNNEGDAVIMNSNYAIDNGLKPLKDSIAVEDESSPFANILAVKEGHKNDKKYQEFLKALQSAEVRDYIKKEYDGAVIPAK
- the sufD gene encoding Fe-S cluster assembly protein SufD gives rise to the protein MTTETLNISEAQLVDYSQSQNEPSWMTELRKEAFKQAESLEMPKPDKTKLNKWDFDSFKQHETQGAVFHDLKELPSEIDRIINVENTENLVIQHNNTSAYTKVNDKALQDGVIIEHISEALINHSDLVQKYFMKDAVTVDEHRLTALHTALMNGGIFVYVPKNVVVEHPIQYVVLHDDENASFFNHVLLVTEESAEVTYVENYLSTTSGEGNQLNIVSEVIAGANSNISYGSVDFLDKGFTGHIIRRGVTEADATIKWSLGLMNEGDQIIDNTTNLIGDRSTSELKSVVVGRGDQTINLTSRIVQYGKETDGYILKHGVMKESASSIFNGIGHIKHGGSGSAANQESRVLMLSEHARGDANPILLIDEDDVEAGHAASVGRVDPEQLYYLMSRGISQREAERLVIHGFLDPVVRELPIEDVQRQLREVIELKIGK
- the sufU gene encoding Fe-S cluster assembly sulfur transfer protein SufU — protein: MNFNNLDQLYRSVIMDHYKNPRNKGVIEDGTMTVDMNNPTCGDRIRLTFDIVDGIIKDAKFEGEGCSISMSSASMMTEAIKGHSLKEAMQMSQEFTKMMLGEDYEITEDMGDIEALQGVSQFPARIKCATLAWKALEKGTVEKEGKSED